The bacterium genome includes the window GAGCGGCTGCTCGGGCGGCCGCTGCGGCGCATCGCGCTGGTGGACATGAGCGGCGTGCTGGAGCGGGAGCTCGCGGCGCGGGCGGGGCTGGGGTGGATCGGCAAGAACGCCTGCCTGATCGGCCACGGCGGCGACTCGTGGCGCGCGCTCGGCGCGCTCTTCGTCGACGCGGAGGTCGAGGAGGACGCGCCGCGCGCGGACGACGCGGTGGGAACGACGGCGGGCGCGACGACGACGACGGCCGCGGTCGCGGCGCGTCGGCCGCGTCCGGCGCCCGACCTGCAGTTCTGCGGCACCTGCCGCGCCTGCGTCGACGCGTGCCCGACCGGCGCGATCTCGGCGCCGTGGTTCGTGGACGCGCGCCGCTGCGTCTCGTACTGGACGATCGAACACCGCGGCCCGATCCCTCCGGAGCGGGAGCGGGACCTCGGCGAGTGGGTCTTCGGCTGCGACGTCTGCCAGGAGGTCTGTCCCTGGAACCGCAAGGCGGCCCCCGCGGCGCCGCCCGAGCTGCGGCCCGACCCGCGTCTCGAGCGGACGAGCCTCGCCGACCTGCTGCGCCTGGACGACGCCGCCTTCCGCGCGATGTTCCGCGGCACGTCGCTCTTCAGGGCGCGCCGTTCCGGCGTGCTGCGCAACGCGCTGATCGTCGCCGGCAACCTCGGCGACGAGGAGGCGCTCGCCGTCGCGCGCACGCTGACCGACGATCCCGATCCTCTGGTCCGCGAGACCGCGCGGCGCGTGCTCGCGCGCTGACCTTCGCCGCGGCGGCGCGCCGCGTACCCGCGCGCCCCTCGACCGCACCCGTTTCCGCGCGCCCCTCGACCGCGCCGCCGCCCGGCTATTCGAACAGATGCGCGCGGACGAGCCGCTCGACCTCGCGCACGTCGGGGACGCCGTAGAAGCCGGTCGAGAGCGGGCGGCCGCGCGAGGTCACGACGTCGGTCTCGAAGACGACGTCGCCCGAGCCGTCCTTCCGCTCGACGCGCGAGACGCCGCGGAGCCGGTCCTTGCCGTAGGAGACGACGCTGCGGCGGCGGCCGCCGGAGACGACGAGCGCGCGGCGGGTCGTCACGCCGTAGAACGTGCGGCGCGCGCTGCGGAACGCGGCGAACGGCGCGCCGAGCATCGCGAGGCCGATCAGCGCGAACGGCGTTCCGAACAGCCAGAAGAAGCGCGCCGACCCCGACGGCGCATGCTCGCCGAGGCCGCCGGCGGCGGCGAAGATACAGAAGCCGACGAAGGCAGTCCACGG containing:
- a CDS encoding DUF1730 domain-containing protein → MDAQTPEDRARLPRAATLAAGREAGLTAVGAAALVPRPEHAAALDAWLAAGAAADLDWMGTTAARRKDPRVHWPWARHALVGALSYLGEPAERAGAPGLLRHVARFARGRDYHDVLKDRLRAWGDAAERLLGRPLRRIALVDMSGVLERELAARAGLGWIGKNACLIGHGGDSWRALGALFVDAEVEEDAPRADDAVGTTAGATTTTAAVAARRPRPAPDLQFCGTCRACVDACPTGAISAPWFVDARRCVSYWTIEHRGPIPPERERDLGEWVFGCDVCQEVCPWNRKAAPAAPPELRPDPRLERTSLADLLRLDDAAFRAMFRGTSLFRARRSGVLRNALIVAGNLGDEEALAVARTLTDDPDPLVRETARRVLAR